The sequence ACCAGTATATGCATAAGGTTGAAATTTTGATACAAAACACAGAGGACATATTTCAGGTTTCTGTCTGCCAACCAGCTCCACTAAAACCAACACAAACATTATGTTCCAATATTAGAGTTTTTAGAACATGTACAATAGAAAGGATTATTGTAGTTGTAATCATACATGTTTGTGTAGTATTATTCAGtggattattataatatatatttgtgggTATATTGCAACTCTGACACTAGAGCGGATACTACATTATTtgagatttgtaaaaaaaaatcactttatcACTTTCTTgaatttgcaaaaaaaataaataactaaatatattttttaaatttctaataacaTCTCAAAATGTTGAAATATGTGAAAGTAAAACATcagataaataaacatataatctaTAAACATTACAAAGAAGATTACAGATGTATCATAACTTACCTCATTTACATCTTTGAGTGTTTCTACCAGCATTTTCTCCACATTCCTCATTATTGCCATTTTCTGATAGCCTTCTAGGGGATACATTGTAGTTACTGATGAGCTATGAGTGGGTCCTGcctataaaacatgaaaaatgcaATCATATTAATATCACATTAACAATTAATTAGTTCAATGCagattaatatttttagaaaaatccAATCAATGACTATGTATCCAAGAAAGAAAACAATTGCTGTAGCAAAGAACAATCTTGTGACATGaatcaatatatttcaaataactaataaaattagAGAACTTGCAGTAAGGCAGAGTTACAATTTTATGTACCTGTTATAGCTAAAGTAAAAAGCAATAACACAAAttcattaataacaaaacaaagtgaaGCCAAGTTTAGTTATCACatcatacaaaactacactataTTTTCACAACAGTTATCAGATATATTCAAACTTCTAAGCACCAGTATGGAAATTAAGGAGAAATAGTATAACTAATTTCATACTAAAACAGTCAAATCATAATACACACAGACTTTTAATTaagctgtgtttattttttaaaaaatgtcacattttagTAGAAGATGCTAGTCAGGTTTGTTCAATAAAGTATTTTACACACTGAAGAAAGCTAATTACAAacctttgaaacatttttaagccttaaattaaataaacttgcAGTTTCATTACAGAATACCTAGCTGATGACACAGAGctacatttacaataaaaattaatttgaaaagaaaaactaacTTGTACTTACAGTGtcgaagaagaaaacaaaatgaaaagttatttcaGTACAACACACATTATGATATCAGTTACATCTCAGTATattaagaaataagttattatttattttggattCTTATAATTCATACACATAACTATACTACCACTGAATTACATACCTTGTACCAAAAGTTCAATGAAGTAGTATACTGAGTTTGACAGAGAGATTCTACATGGTGCCACCAGTAGAGTGGTAGGTACAAAACATCACCAGGTCCCAGTACTGCTTCATGCCCCTTGATTTCCCGAAATTTTGGAAACTTTGCATAGTCTGGATTTTCAAAGTCAACCTAATGAGGagataaagtttaacaataaaaatcaaacttaaaaatgAATACAAGTCATTCCTAGTATAACAAGAAGGAATCCCCAACAGCCATAGcacttgttattattttaggcaggattagagtaaattaatctttgaGATCTTTGTTTCCCTTTTAAtagctatatttttgtatatCAGCAATACCAAGCATGGGATGCATGTACACCAGATTCAATTTTGTTAATCATCAGGATCTCTAACTAGCCTACCCTCAACTAGAAAttctttaagataaaatatattaaaaaatatatgaaacctTGGGCATGGTTAACTACATCAGATAAAAAATTTGACCTCCTTAAtccaaacttgtaattaaatctcaaatctgATAAGAGATGATGGAGGTATGAGCTAAAATGTTTGtccttgaaaaaaacaacaaaaaaactcagAGCCCATCTTTGAGCTACTCAGCTTCAGCTAATAATTGATTCACTATCCTCAAAAAAACTGTactaatatattataatgttataactATCAAAGTACTATTCTTGTAAacttatctaaaaataaataaaaagtactaTAGCATAGGTGATGCttttaataaaacacatattGTAAGCAATGCTCAACGTGTTCAATACatccaaaaattaaaatttttaggcTAAAATGAAATACCATTACAAAGAGTTAAATATTGTAATCACAATGCAACAATGTCATCATGAATCAAATGAATCTAAAAACAGTTACCATAACAGAagagttaaaaaacaacttttagttTTTGAAATGGGCCTGAAGAAACTTTTTTTGGAATGGCCAGGAAAGACTTAAGAagttacaatatttcaaatatttcacttACCAAGTTCAGTTATActagttataattcaatttattctGTTTAACATATAGAGTTttgcaattaaaatttaaaataactgttttagaacaaatggatatttttttatatagcaaagcaCAGAATAAAAGTTTCAGTGCCTGCTAGGCTTTAACTATAAAAAGCAATTATAACCTGAATAGTATTTTTGAGAAGAATTATATAAATCATATACCCGAAAAATATCAAGTTCCTACATATTGTGATACTACAGTTCCATTCTATTTACACTTTGTAatgacacaaaaacaaaacttgaacaTTTTGCATACTCTCAATGCATTTCTATTCACATACTCTAATTATTATAGCTTGGAAAGTACACACTCTTAGATTATATAATGACTCCTGTTTTACTGTTATTCAAACCAAAAAACAAGTTACTTAAGGTTGTTTCTCAACTTTTGAGAAGATAAATTTGTAAAGAAGATTTTACCTCAAAATATACACTTTAGAATCTTAATGTCAGTGACCACTAAACACTATAATATGCTTCAGAACCTTAATGTCAATAACCACTAAACACCTTGATATGCTTCAGAGCCTTAATGTCAATGGCCACTAAACACCTTGATATGCTTCAGAGCCTTAATGTCAATGACCACTAAACACCTTGATATGCTTTAGAGTCTTAATGTCAATGACCACTAAACACTACAATACACTTCAAAACATTAATGTCAATGACCACTAAACACTACAATATGCTTCAGAACCTTAATGTCAATGACCACTAAACACTATAATACACTTCAAAACATTAATGTCAATGACCACTGAACAAAACAAGGAATAACTAGTTATAAAACATATGTTCTACCAGATTATTATTTTGGTTAATCATTTTGTTACATACAGAGATGTGGAATTCATACCACATGATGTACCAGAACAACAGTATTTGTCTAGGTGACAGCATGTTCTATGTGATATTTTACCCATTAGAGATATAccttctttttcttgttttttttttcacatcattTATTCCACTGCTAGAAAAATATTCAGTGTACATTTCTATGGATTCATACAAGTTCATTAAAATTCTGAACTGCTGATGTTTAGTACATATATCTGAACACAGATTTAGAAATGTCTTTTGTATaccaaaattatatatacatccCTTTAACTCACAATTTCTCAGCCATGTAACATTAATTAATGTATTCAGTTAATGCAAAGATATTACTACTTTGTTTCATTCTGCAGTAGAATCCCAGTAAGGTTTGACCACCATCAgtttataatttcagtttattgcaacattaatataaaccataactTCTTTGTAAGTTCAAGAGTGTACTGTACTGTACTGTAAAACCCTAAAGAATAAATATTCAGAATTATAGAATACatacatgtgtatgtatgtgtatatatatatatatatatagacacacatatatatcgtACAAAGAGCTTAGATGCAAGATGTGGTATACATCATTCCTGACAAAACTGAGCTAACACTGGCATAATATTAATTGTGCTCAACAGAATCAACATCCTAACATTACAGTCTACTCTGTGTGTGTATTTTGGAAAATTTCACTGAGTGTaggataaacatattttttttgaaCAAGAAGTTTTTCCCACATATACCATATTTCTAACATACTATAAACTATGTTTAACACTGTATAATTGTGAAGATTTATCATTATGCACATTTTgcttttttatacataaaacaaatgtttatatttaatttggttTTCTTTGGTTCTTTTCCTTTGTATGGTTTGTACTCAATGACTTTGTTTATGTATACatgtacacacaaacacacacactgcaaGCTTTTATCAACTCTTGCTATCTTACACTATCTTAACCATACATGTTACATCATCGTTGACATTTCTTGTATGTGGTTTCTTGCAACCATGACAAAACCTGCTCAGAGAACAATAAAGCATTTGGaacttttattataacaacataaAGCTACCTGGCTTTGTCTGTCATGTGGATGCCATACAGGATGAGGATACAACTTGTCGTAATCTTCTGGAGGGAACAATATGAACCTTTTATAGCCATATATTTGGGCAAAAATATTTTGCTGATTGTCAAAATGTGCAGGGGTAACATtccctataataataataataataataaatgtctgtatatatatatatatatgcacacacatgcaataacaaacaacagcatcacaaaaaacttaatattttctgaaattcATAAACCTGACTGATAAAACAGCAAAAATTGTTAAAAGCAACAAAAGAGTAAATGTCAATTTTTTatccaaacatatatattatgCCTTGAGTGTTGCCATATCAACAAATCACATATTTCTTTGCCAAGACCTACAGGAGGAAGAAACAATGgctatttcagtttaaaaaacaacagtaaagatGGCTGATCTGTTGAACcttttcattttatgtatttcaaattGTAGCTTTCTGTCTACAGTGTCAATAACAGAAATTGTACAATACATATTTTTCCAAAATAGAAATTTCATCCAAtgactttgtttctttttatgcaGGAGTACATGACAAAAATCACAAAAGTTAGAGTTGAGTTttgattcatttaaatctgagtAAATAGTgaagaaaaagatatttaaaactttatgtgTGACTGTTTACAAAGGAGTTAGTGTAAAAAAAGAATACATGAAGAACTTAGTGTAGCTTTGACTCTCTTTGTACAGGAGTAGATAATAAACACGATATGCAAAGAAAACACTAACATGACTTGTGTGTTTTTCTGATATTTAAATAGGAATATGGTTTCTGAGTAAAAGCaatgagaaaatattaattatacaacatgaaattatCCTGTTGTATTGACTGACTTTCTATAGCTCCGAAAATTGGTATATTTATTGTAtcaataacattatacatttgtgTTTACATATTAAGATAAATTTCCAGAGAGCTAAACTGAAATGTGTAGTAATTGCATACAGTAAGAAGTACTATTTGAAAATTTAAGAAAGTGTTGTCTAAATAGCATATATAACTGAAAGAAACAACAGAATGTTAAGGTTCCATTATAAAAGGCACAACTAAAGAAaaagtgttttacattttaaatgttattattgtcATGCAATGATTCATTCAATACAAAGCAAATATAATGAAGAATATCTCAGAAAATAATTCTGAACATTTAGCATGTAAAATAAAGCCAATCAATCCTGCCTCATCCTTAACAGAAGTCAAATTCTCTACTTTATTATTCTTATCCTCAGAATTTCTACAGTGAGaaatttaaagtgttaaaatcaAAAACCAGATCACAAGATTTATGCACTTTATTTCATTTGTGATGTGAATGAGTTACATATTTCTGTCTTATAAGGACTGAAATATTCCTTCCACGTtctatttatgaaaacaaaactgtctgTGTTCATACCAgcttctgtattttccagtatcTGAAAGAATGTATTATCAACCcataaaattttgaacataaaaaaaaaatccactcaTCTATCCTGCACATCTGATCATATTGCCTTGTGAAGTGAATcagttttgcttttgtttttctgtCGAAACTGGGGACCTTACCTTGAGTTGATATCATGAGAAGATTGGCTGTGAGTGGTCCCCAGTTGTTCTGTTTTTGCTGTCTTCTTATCCAACTCCAGTTAAATGTAAGGATATCATTCACTAATTGCGAgcttttcaatattttttcattgagAAGCTGTTGCATGTATAATCTGAAAAAGAAACATCCACACCTCTTTCCTGAACAGTTTTAAGGCAACACCAACTGAAATACAATTCAAGACTCCTAAAACACTAGGAGAATATTAAGTGTATGGATAAAGAGATACCAGATGTGTATGAGTGAGAAAGGAGATGAGTAAATGAAACAGCATTATTACATGGGCATTCATCTGTTTAAAGACATACAATACATAGAAATACAATTTTCTCATTTTTCATTTCTAGCAAGCTGATACATTTTATTATGCACCAACTTGAAAtgtaacatatattataaaatattaaacttaatacaGGAAATGAGAAACCAGCTGAATTAGGTAAATTTGATCACTGTATCACTATCAAGCAACATTTATTTGTAGAAAACACAGATACAGTTACTAGTCACGCTCTCCTGTTCTGAACTTTCTCAAATCCATACTTAAGACACTAGAAAATAATTTGTCTCCTTTTTCTTTAATGAAGAAATCTATTAATCAAACTTAGCTACAGACAACTTGTATGcaattttacattattaaagaatatttacCGTCTATCTCCTTCTTTCCAACTTTTCAGGTGTTTTGCAAATTCTTGAAATTTCATCATTACCTGTTCAGTTGGAGGTGAAAAGTCATTATCACACTTCTTGGTATGATtgacatcaaaatatttaaacttgtgaGTTCTGGACAAATAAACAGTACAAAGATTATTGCCCATGGTCTCCTGCAGGTAGTGACATTTCCATTTCAAAGCTGAACCCACTAAGTTGGTATCAGTCAGAACCACAGGtttctgttttgaaaattaagtcagagaaaaaaatgttatgtatCAGGTATTATGACCCATTGAGTATACAAAATAATCAGCCttccaaaattttgaaaattatgtacAAGAGCAATAAGCTTAAAatgaattcattttatttttgtacaatggATTCCCATTTGCAAAAAACCTATGTCAATTTTGAAATaccaacaaaattacaaaatattctaatttaaaaatataagtaatttctTCTGCAGttttacttaattataaataaaatatgtttacaagaaGAATCCAGCTAAAGACATGGAAAAACAATTTCAGTGACAgtgattatacatatatatatatatacacacacacacattcagtaACAGtgatgatgatatatatatatatatatattcagtgactggtcatatatatatataagaaaattctATTTTGACCTTCAACTAAATTATTCTGGAACCAATTTTTTAACTTAATTGCACAACTAAGCAAGCTTCTACACAGTcatgttcaaataaatatatatttaagaccATACATACCATACAAACTCCAAGTTAAaacatttaagtaataaataacataGCAACACAACTTTGTGAGCTTAACACATATTTCCAATGATATGGATTACACATAAGAACTAACTAAAGTTCATACTGTGTAAAAAATTGGATCAGtacaattttgaaatacataCAGAAATAATGCAATCACAAAAAGGTATGTGATTTTTATGGTGTAagtgtgtttataaaaaataaaaaacataaaggtAAAAAGAGATAATCTGGTCCTTTAAGGATGTTCTTGCACATCCACTAATgaagtaagataaaaataaaagtttaaagtcATCTTTCGTTTTTCTGACACTTAGGTGGTTCCCTCTGAAAATCCCATAAGGTGTCAAAATTTACTACTGTCAATGGCAACAcacttagaaattaaaactgCCATAACTGGATCATAGGCTCTCCTTcccaaattttacattttgttgacttttgaataaagcacaaagaaACCAGAGATTTTTATCCTATTGACTGCCAGATAATCTTATAAACTTCAATAGATCACCTCTACCCTTCTTTTCTCAGGAAAAAGTCAGTATAAGTTAATAACACTTAACTGTCCTCATAAAACTATTCTTCCATCCATAGTCATCCTAGCAGCTTTTCTCTGAAATTTCTcctaataaatcattatttttctcataaaaagagAACAAAATTGAACACAATACTTTAATTGAGGTCTAACACTAATATAGGTATGAAATAATTACCTCTTTTGACTTGCTATCAATATCTATTAACCTTACTACTATCAACAGAAAGTTTCTCAATGATTTAAATGACTTCGCTACCACTATGCtacaattcctttttttttcttaataacacTAATAAATGGTATCTCATCTATATGTTATAAGGTACCTAAGAGCTCAGTCTtgggacctttgctctttttcatttacatcaatgatataaataaagaaatagtcACTTAactttgcagatgatattaaggtcttgggtgttgctagctgcaGAGAGGATACtgatgatttacaaaaggatttagatcatttagtgactTTGGTAGATAAGTGGCAAATGGgttttgattataataaatgaaaaattatttatgtgggttataataattagaattagaatttgaatgagaataaccttaagagtgtcatgaaagaaaggcaTTTGGCACCTTACCTAGAAGGGTGGGGTTGTCACATGAGGAGAGATTAAAatctttgaaattgttttctgttGAAAAAGGAATAGTTAGAAGGAATCTAACTGAGTTAAGACTGTTAAGGGAATTGATGGATAAtacttttttcatacttaacagcaagGGCTAGTAACGCTAGGGAATGCAGGTGCAAATATTcttatcttcagctaagacagttttacttttcttacagGATGTCTGGCCTCTGGAACGGGTTGCCTTTGGATACAGTGTATGCAGCaattttaagaaaaagcttgataactaATGAATGATAACAGTTGAccttaagattttatttttgtaatatttataatagtttagtttataagatataacagccaagatggaccatgGGGTCCCTTGttttccctaaacattatgtcatgttattatattaaaacgtgTGTCCCAAACTACAATAATCTATGTGCGTTATTTTGCActtgatataattaaaattatttgccaATTATTTGTTCACCTTATTAATCATTTCATCATCCAATTTTAACTTGGGTTCCTCATCCTCAGTACATTTAGACTTTGGTGAAACACTCacagatatatattttacagCATGGTAATTACTATTTTAAGAACGGTTGTATATTTCAATAATGAcgtgttttatctttttttaaaaaaaattagaatttgtcAGTGCCAATGTTAATATAACCACATGTCatgattcatacgttgttttcATATAAACCGTTTACATCTTCACGAAATCGATAAAATTCGGAGCTCGTTCTCGAGCGGGAAGTTATGCTACACCAATGAAAAACGTTCGTTAAGGTGAACGTGGAAACGCATGTGATTGAAACGTGACGCCGTTGGTTGCCTACGTGCCTAAGTGCATGCAAGCAAGCACATGCCTGACGAAAAGAACACTCCACCTGCACTGGAGCACCAAACTCGTGTTAGTAACGGTGTACACAGTGAAAATCTGCGCAAACagctttatttctcagttttcttTCATGACTATCTCAGTTATATGATCAAGGTTAAAACGAGGTTAaggttatattttcaaatataaatgtttgtggTTCATAAGATGTAGAAGATATGTTTGGTTTATCTATGCAATTTCATATAATAACTAGAAATACGAAACTTTCTGACAACTACACTTAACATCTCAAAAACGTAATACCATTGGGATGACAGTTTTCCACATTAGAAACAATTAAATATCTGAAGCAAACAATATCAAGTAAAACGTATCTAATAAAATGTTAAGTATATAACAGCaggtttaaaacaattatttttttagtcATCGAAGGTATCGCATAACTTTCAGAGTCGAGCAATGCACACTGACCTAATTACTTTCAGTGAAATACAAGTtcagtttcttatttattttctctagttttaagttcttgtatatttctatcaaaaacatttaaatgaaattcgAACTGCTTTACTGtctgttataaatacaaaatatgttaagTACAATGAAatttcgtgaaaaaaaaaaattgagaatgAATATGGTTTTGCTAAACAGTTTTGTTCTTTAATCGCTTTCCCTTATCCACTTAAGATTGTTATATCGAGCatgttttgtttatcttatttattgtctttatatatattaatatcatttcATCGTACATTTTTATGACTTTATATTAAATTcccatttcttttattgttttatctcgCTAAGAAATATCAATAACATTATTCGACACACGCATCCATTCTCTCATTGTTTACGTAACTTTGTTTTCTCTCCTATTCCCGTTatgatttttattcttgttttatttactctaattcacttttttcatgtttttatttcctcTAATTTTACCCAACCAATTATTATTACCTGTGCACGCATGTGCATGACTTCTCATACCTTTATCTTTTTTATAACAGAGAACATGTCCTCGAACCTCATGCCACgcgttatgtttttctttctcttgCTACCCAACGTCTCCGATACGAAGTTTTCTCCTCACCGGAAACATGATGAAGGCTGTTTCCTCAGTTGTTTTCGTATTCATTACTATACTTGTTTTAATGTAGGGAGAGTTTCacattgtttattttcttctgtATTTCATAACTTTCTCGTCcacgaaattattttattactataattcAGCGAACTAGAAAATGCTGTATCGATTTTCGAACCAATCAATTAAAACTCCGAAATAATGAAACTGTCACATCTGTTATTTTGCTCGTTGTTTCAGAACGTCGTGCCACGCGACAAAGGATTTCCTCTACCTAGCTCACACAATGAGCTACACTGCTCTGCCCACGGCGGGTACAGAAACCCAAATTGTGGAGTTGTAAACTAGGATACTTGCCCCTGACTAAGCCACCGAAAAACCTGAACTGACAGATATAAAGGAAAGGCAATGAATTATTTTCACCTACTGTCAATAC comes from Tachypleus tridentatus isolate NWPU-2018 chromosome 12, ASM421037v1, whole genome shotgun sequence and encodes:
- the LOC143234066 gene encoding hypoxia-inducible factor 1-alpha inhibitor-like isoform X4; this encodes MGNNLCTVYLSRTHKFKYFDVNHTKKCDNDFSPPTEQVMMKFQEFAKHLKSWKEGDRRLYMQQLLNEKILKSSQLVNDILTFNWSWIRRQQKQNNWGPLTANLLMISTQGNVTPAHFDNQQNIFAQIYGYKRFILFPPEDYDKLYPHPVWHPHDRQSQVDFENPDYAKFPKFREIKGHEAVLGPGDVLYLPLYWWHHVESLCQTQYTTSLNFWYKAGPTHSSSVTTMYPLEGYQKMAIMRNVEKMLVETLKDVNEVGPLLRAILEGRYT
- the LOC143234066 gene encoding hypoxia-inducible factor 1-alpha inhibitor-like isoform X3: MQFIRIFKLKPVVLTDTNLVGSALKWKCHYLQETMGNNLCTVYLSRTHKFKYFDVNHTKKCDNDFSPPTEQVMMKFQEFAKHLKSWKEGDRRLYMQQLLNEKILKSSQLVNDILTFNWSWIRRQQKQNNWGPLTANLLMISTQGNVTPAHFDNQQNIFAQIYGYKRFILFPPEDYDKLYPHPVWHPHDRQSQVDFENPDYAKFPKFREIKGHEAVLGPGDVLYLPLYWWHHVESLCQTQYTTSLNFWYKAGPTHSSSVTTMYPLEGYQKMAIMRNVEKMLVETLKDVNEVGPLLRAILEGRYT
- the LOC143234066 gene encoding hypoxia-inducible factor 1-alpha inhibitor-like isoform X2, translating into MRFEDMFSVIKKIKKPVVLTDTNLVGSALKWKCHYLQETMGNNLCTVYLSRTHKFKYFDVNHTKKCDNDFSPPTEQVMMKFQEFAKHLKSWKEGDRRLYMQQLLNEKILKSSQLVNDILTFNWSWIRRQQKQNNWGPLTANLLMISTQGNVTPAHFDNQQNIFAQIYGYKRFILFPPEDYDKLYPHPVWHPHDRQSQVDFENPDYAKFPKFREIKGHEAVLGPGDVLYLPLYWWHHVESLCQTQYTTSLNFWYKAGPTHSSSVTTMYPLEGYQKMAIMRNVEKMLVETLKDVNEVGPLLRAILEGRYT
- the LOC143234066 gene encoding hypoxia-inducible factor 1-alpha inhibitor-like isoform X1, translated to MEERKDQMWHESLSTRFTIPTKSIPRLNYKDPLAEKLIADMKPVVLTDTNLVGSALKWKCHYLQETMGNNLCTVYLSRTHKFKYFDVNHTKKCDNDFSPPTEQVMMKFQEFAKHLKSWKEGDRRLYMQQLLNEKILKSSQLVNDILTFNWSWIRRQQKQNNWGPLTANLLMISTQGNVTPAHFDNQQNIFAQIYGYKRFILFPPEDYDKLYPHPVWHPHDRQSQVDFENPDYAKFPKFREIKGHEAVLGPGDVLYLPLYWWHHVESLCQTQYTTSLNFWYKAGPTHSSSVTTMYPLEGYQKMAIMRNVEKMLVETLKDVNEVGPLLRAILEGRYT